The following proteins come from a genomic window of Sebastes fasciatus isolate fSebFas1 chromosome 6, fSebFas1.pri, whole genome shotgun sequence:
- the slc8b1 gene encoding mitochondrial sodium/calcium exchanger protein isoform X1, giving the protein MCCAVYLSVLLLVVSNHQQVTSGSHVFSKQPGDGLLAGLSSTNTSLTMFQSSNDECDLVMNLSAADRCAFVKNTPDCSMEDGFINYLHLAFCLLSPNLTPLTITLCMIWLLFLFVILGLAASKFFCPNLSAISTSLHLTHNVAGVTFLALGNGAPDVFSAMAAFSHPHTAGLAVGALFGAGIFVTTVVAGSVALVKPFAVASRPFLRDVIFYMGAVFWTFVMLYRGTTTLGETLGYLGLYVVYVLTVIISAYIYNRQKHSMNSSVRSSAHIPAEFHSSDSSDDDVPYLNGATIQQDYESEYRPLLPYSESTSQILLSSLNPVDSRKWRRKPWSWRVLKILKTPLEFLLLLCIPVVDPDKEDRNWRRPLNCLHLITAPLVCVLTFQSGIYGDYRIHGQFPLWLLMLLLGLFLSGIVFCTTTNDHPPKYHPVFALLGFVVSAVLISAAASEVVSLLHMLGVVLSLSNTVLGLTLLAWGNSIGDCFSDITIARQGYPRMAISACFGGIIFNMLFGVGLGCLVQMVQTHSYVQFELEGLLTWILAGSLGLSLVLSFVIVPLSGFHLGRTYGIFLLIFYALFLLIALLTEFGKIHMSI; this is encoded by the exons ATGTGTTGTGCTGTTTACCTGTCGgttctgctgctggtggtgtccAATCACCAGCAGGTCACCTCGGGTTCCCATGTCTTCAGCAAACAGCCTGGAGACGGATTACTAGCTGGGCTGtcttcaacaaacacctcaCTAACGATGTTTCAAAGCAGCAACGATGAG tgtgacCTTGTGATGAACCTCAGCGCTGCAGACCGCTGTGCGTTTGTGAAGAACACGCCAGACTGTAGCATGGAAGATGGCTTCATCAACTACCTCCATTTGGCCTTCTGTCTGCTGTCACCCAACCTCACACCTCTCACCATCACTCTCTGT ATGATATGGCTGCTATTTTTGTTCGTCATTCTCGGACTCGCAGCGTCTAAGTT TTTCTGTCCCAACCTGTCAGCCATCTCTACCAGTCTGCACCTGACTCACAACGTGGCT GGTGTGACGTTTCTGGCTCTTGGTAATGGAGCTCCAGACGTCTTCAGTGCCATGGCGGCTTTCTCCCACCCACACACCGCTGGGCTGGCTGTCGGAGCATTGTTTG GAGCTGGTATATTTGTCACCACAGTAGTTGCAGGCAGCGTGGCGCTGGTCAAGCCTTTCGCTGTGGCCTCCCGTCCATTTCTGCGTGACGTCATCTTCTACATGGGGGCAGTGTTTTGGACTTTCGTCATGTTGTACAGAGGAACCACGACATTGGGAGAAACActgg GGTACCTGGGTCTCTATGTGGTGTATGTATTGACTGTTATTATCAGCGCGTACATCTACAACCGGCAGAAACATTCGATGAACTCCAGTGTCCGGAGCTCCGCACATATTCCAG CAGAGTTTCACTCGTCCGACTCGTCTGATGATGACGTTCCCTACCTAAATGGAGCAACAATCCAACAGGACTATG agtcaGAGTACAGGCCACTTCTGCCTTACTCTGAGTCCACGAGTCAGATCCTGCTGAGCTCTCTGAACCCAGTGGACagcaggaagtggaggaggaaaCCATGGAGCTGGAGAGTCCTCAAAAtactgaag ACACCCCTAGAGTTCCTGCTACTGCTCTGCATCCCGGTGGTCGACCCCGATAAAGAAGACAGGAACTGGAGACGCCCACTGAACTGCCTTCATCTGATCACTGCTCCTCTGGTGTGTGTGCTCACCTTTCAGTCTGGAATAT ATGGAGATTATAGAATCCATGGGCAGTTTCCCCTCTGGCTGCTGATGCTTCTGCTGGGACTTTTCCTGTCTGGTATTGTCTTCTGCACCACCACTAATGACCATCCTCCCAAGTATCATCCA GTGTTTGCTCTGTTGGGCTTCGTGGTGAGTGCAGTGTTGATCAGTGCAGCTGCCTCTGAAGTGGTCAGTCTTCTGCACATGCTGGGTGTGGTGCTGAGTCTCAGCAACACCGTGCTGGGGCTGACTCTGTTGGCTTGGGGGAACAGCATAGGAG actgtttttctGACATCACCATCGCCCGGCAGGGTTACCCACGGATGGCCATATCTGCCTGCTTTGGAGGCATCATTTTCA ACATGCTGTTTGGAGTGGGTTTAGGATGTCTGGTGCAGATGGTTCAAACACACTCCTATGTGCAG TTTGAACTGGAGGGTTTGTTGACGTGGATTCTTGCAGGATCTCTGGGTTTGTCTTTGGTCCTGTCCTTCGTCATTGTTCCACTGAGCGGGTTCCACTTGGGTCGGACCTACGGgatcttcctcctcatcttctaTGCCCTCTTCCTTCTCATTGCACTGCTCACAGAGTTTGGCAAGATCCACATGTCGATCTGA
- the slc8b1 gene encoding mitochondrial sodium/calcium exchanger protein isoform X2: MCCAVYLSVLLLVVSNHQQVTSGSHVFSKQPGDGLLAGLSSTNTSLTMFQSSNDECDLVMNLSAADRCAFVKNTPDCSMEDGFINYLHLAFCLLSPNLTPLTITLCMIWLLFLFVILGLAASKFFCPNLSAISTSLHLTHNVAGVTFLALGNGAPDVFSAMAAFSHPHTAGLAVGALFGAGIFVTTVVAGSVALVKPFAVASRPFLRDVIFYMGAVFWTFVMLYRGTTTLGETLGYLGLYVVYVLTVIISAYIYNRQKHSMNSSVRSSAHIPEFHSSDSSDDDVPYLNGATIQQDYESEYRPLLPYSESTSQILLSSLNPVDSRKWRRKPWSWRVLKILKTPLEFLLLLCIPVVDPDKEDRNWRRPLNCLHLITAPLVCVLTFQSGIYGDYRIHGQFPLWLLMLLLGLFLSGIVFCTTTNDHPPKYHPVFALLGFVVSAVLISAAASEVVSLLHMLGVVLSLSNTVLGLTLLAWGNSIGDCFSDITIARQGYPRMAISACFGGIIFNMLFGVGLGCLVQMVQTHSYVQFELEGLLTWILAGSLGLSLVLSFVIVPLSGFHLGRTYGIFLLIFYALFLLIALLTEFGKIHMSI; the protein is encoded by the exons ATGTGTTGTGCTGTTTACCTGTCGgttctgctgctggtggtgtccAATCACCAGCAGGTCACCTCGGGTTCCCATGTCTTCAGCAAACAGCCTGGAGACGGATTACTAGCTGGGCTGtcttcaacaaacacctcaCTAACGATGTTTCAAAGCAGCAACGATGAG tgtgacCTTGTGATGAACCTCAGCGCTGCAGACCGCTGTGCGTTTGTGAAGAACACGCCAGACTGTAGCATGGAAGATGGCTTCATCAACTACCTCCATTTGGCCTTCTGTCTGCTGTCACCCAACCTCACACCTCTCACCATCACTCTCTGT ATGATATGGCTGCTATTTTTGTTCGTCATTCTCGGACTCGCAGCGTCTAAGTT TTTCTGTCCCAACCTGTCAGCCATCTCTACCAGTCTGCACCTGACTCACAACGTGGCT GGTGTGACGTTTCTGGCTCTTGGTAATGGAGCTCCAGACGTCTTCAGTGCCATGGCGGCTTTCTCCCACCCACACACCGCTGGGCTGGCTGTCGGAGCATTGTTTG GAGCTGGTATATTTGTCACCACAGTAGTTGCAGGCAGCGTGGCGCTGGTCAAGCCTTTCGCTGTGGCCTCCCGTCCATTTCTGCGTGACGTCATCTTCTACATGGGGGCAGTGTTTTGGACTTTCGTCATGTTGTACAGAGGAACCACGACATTGGGAGAAACActgg GGTACCTGGGTCTCTATGTGGTGTATGTATTGACTGTTATTATCAGCGCGTACATCTACAACCGGCAGAAACATTCGATGAACTCCAGTGTCCGGAGCTCCGCACATATTCCAG AGTTTCACTCGTCCGACTCGTCTGATGATGACGTTCCCTACCTAAATGGAGCAACAATCCAACAGGACTATG agtcaGAGTACAGGCCACTTCTGCCTTACTCTGAGTCCACGAGTCAGATCCTGCTGAGCTCTCTGAACCCAGTGGACagcaggaagtggaggaggaaaCCATGGAGCTGGAGAGTCCTCAAAAtactgaag ACACCCCTAGAGTTCCTGCTACTGCTCTGCATCCCGGTGGTCGACCCCGATAAAGAAGACAGGAACTGGAGACGCCCACTGAACTGCCTTCATCTGATCACTGCTCCTCTGGTGTGTGTGCTCACCTTTCAGTCTGGAATAT ATGGAGATTATAGAATCCATGGGCAGTTTCCCCTCTGGCTGCTGATGCTTCTGCTGGGACTTTTCCTGTCTGGTATTGTCTTCTGCACCACCACTAATGACCATCCTCCCAAGTATCATCCA GTGTTTGCTCTGTTGGGCTTCGTGGTGAGTGCAGTGTTGATCAGTGCAGCTGCCTCTGAAGTGGTCAGTCTTCTGCACATGCTGGGTGTGGTGCTGAGTCTCAGCAACACCGTGCTGGGGCTGACTCTGTTGGCTTGGGGGAACAGCATAGGAG actgtttttctGACATCACCATCGCCCGGCAGGGTTACCCACGGATGGCCATATCTGCCTGCTTTGGAGGCATCATTTTCA ACATGCTGTTTGGAGTGGGTTTAGGATGTCTGGTGCAGATGGTTCAAACACACTCCTATGTGCAG TTTGAACTGGAGGGTTTGTTGACGTGGATTCTTGCAGGATCTCTGGGTTTGTCTTTGGTCCTGTCCTTCGTCATTGTTCCACTGAGCGGGTTCCACTTGGGTCGGACCTACGGgatcttcctcctcatcttctaTGCCCTCTTCCTTCTCATTGCACTGCTCACAGAGTTTGGCAAGATCCACATGTCGATCTGA
- the tpcn1 gene encoding two pore channel protein 1 isoform X1, with translation MECICGQASGSHEDHAHNPSPVVISSYALQLELDCIDGGGGNYDIVNNAVISTPGPQNHRAQNVSLRQSWEMNYQEAAIYLQEGENNDKFFTHPRNSKALSAYLFAHNHLFYMMELVTGLLLMMLSLCEAPAVPSLRLDVYVHATLELLALVMVAFELCMKLRWLGFHTFIRHKRTMVKTCVLLLQFVEAIVVLIRQTSHVRVTRALRPIFLVDCRYCGAVRRNLRQIFQSLPPFIDILLLLLFFMVIFAILGFCIFSPNTSDPYFSTLENSLVSLFVLLTTANFPDVMMPSYSKNRWSCVFFIVYLSIELYFIMNLLLAVVFDTFNDVEKMKFKSLLLHKRSAIDHAFQLLVSRQRPMGVSLKQFDGLMRFYRPRMSARDRFLTYKALNTSGAPMLSLQDFYKFYEVTGLKWKARRSGEHWFDDLPHTTFLIFKGINLLVKSKAFQYTMYVVVAVNGVWILVETYTLNSGFSWSKIVPWSYIVFLTIYGVEVLLKIAGLGPMAYISSGWNLFDFSVTVFAFMGLIALAFDMEPFYFIVVLRPLQLLRLFKIKQRYRNVLDTMFELFPRMASLGLTLIIFYYSFAIVGMEFFADVIYPNCCNTSTVADSYRQINITYGNKTVLEEGYYYLNNFNNILSSFVTLFELTVVNNWYITMEGVTSMTTHWSRLYFMTFYIVTMVVMTIIVAFILDAFVFRMNYSRKNREPVENPEDENGIVFEVEVSRDEALATLELYKQTCPGLSSLSSLQGVLHTMDRGGHSSLVYLGRRSRTKSDLSMKMYEEEIQHEWYAEYSRENLPEQDQSLGRDLDIPVCDPSSFPEPQLNAQTGPHSVN, from the exons ATGGAGTGCATATGCGGACAGGCATCTGGTTCCCATGAAGATCATGCCCACAACCCGAGTCCAGTAGTGATCTCCTCCTATGCCTTACAGTTAGAACTAGACTGCATTG atggaggaggaggcaaTTATGACATAGTGAACAACGCTGTGATCTCAACGCCTGGGCCACAAAACCACAGAGCCCAAAATGTGTCCTTACGGCAAAGCTGGGAGATGAACTACCAAGAGGCAGCCATCTACCTGCAG GAGGGAGAGAACAATGATAAGTTCTTCACCCATCCTCGAAACTCAAAGGCGCTGTCAGCGTACCTGTTTGCCCACAACCACCTGTTCTACATGATGGAGCTGGTGACAggcctgctgctgatgatgctgTCACTGTGTGAAGCTCCTGCTGTGCCCTCACTGCGCCTGGATGTCTAC GTCCATGCCACTCTGGAGCTGCTGGCTTTGGTTATGGTGGCATTTGAGCTATGCATGAAACTTCGCTGGTTAGGCTTCCACACCTTCATACGACACAAGAGGACCATGGTGAAG ACGTGTGTGTTGCTGCTACAGTTCGTGGAGGCCATAGTGGTTCTGATCAGACAGACGTCTCACGTGAGAGTGACCAGAGCTCTCAGACCAATTTTCCTGGTGGACTGTAGATACTGTGGTGCTGTGCGCAG AAACTTGCGTCAGATCTTCCAGTCCCTCCCACCTTTTATTGACATCCTCCTACTGCTGCTCTTCTTCATGGTTATATTTGCTATCTTGG GTTTCTGCATCTTCTCTCCAAACACTTCTGACCCG TACTTCAGCACCCTGGAGAACAGCCTCGTCAGTCTGTTTGTTCTGCTGACCACAGCAAA TTTCCCCGATGTGATGATGCCATCGTACTCCAAGAACCGCTGGTCCTGTGTTTTCTTCATTGTTTACCTCTCCATAGAGCTCTACTTCATCATGAACCTG CTTTTGGCAGTGGTGTTTGATACGTTCAATGACGTCGAGAAGATGAAGTTTAAGTCTCTTTTACTTCACAAACGCTCCGCGATCGACCATGCCTTTCAGCTGTTAGTTAGCCGGCAG AGGCCGATGGGCGTGTCGCTGAAACAGTTTGATGGTCTGATGCGATTTTACAGACCACGGATGTCTGCAAGAGACCGCTTCCTCACATATAAAGCTCTTAACACCTCAGGGGCTCCTATGCTCAG TCTACAGGACTTTTATAAGTTCTATGAGGTCACTGGCCTTAAATGGAAG GCACGACGCAGTGGAGAACATTGGTTCGATGACCTTCCACACACAACCTTCCTCATTTTCAAAG GCATCAACCTGCTTGTGAAGTCAAAGGCCTTCCAATATACCATGT ATGTGGTGGTGGCCGTCAATGGTGTGTGGATCCTTGTGGAGACGTACACACTGAATA GTGGATTTTCCTGGTCCAAAATTGTTCCCTGGAGTTACATTGTTTTTCTGACCA TTTATGGTGTAGAGGTGTTATTGAAAATAGCTGGTTTGGGGCCAATGGCTTATATCAGCTCTGGGTGGAATCT GTTTGACTTCTCAGTGACAGTGTTTGCCTTCATGGGCCTGATTGCTCTTGCCTTCGATATGGAGCCGTTTTACTTTATCGTAGTTCTCAGACCACTTCAGTTGCTCAG GTTGTTTAAGATAAAGCAGAGGTATCGTAATGTGTTGGATACCATGTTTGAGCTCTTCCCCAGGATGGCAAGTCTGGGTTTGACCTTAATCATCTTCTACTACTCCTTTGCAATTGTTGGGATGGAGTTCTTTGCAGATGTGATTTATCCCAACTGCTGCAA CACCAGCACAGTGGCAGACTCCTACAGACAGATCAACATCACCTACGGCAACAAAACAGTGTTGGAAGAAGGCTACTATTATCTCAATAACTTCAACAACATTCTCAGCAGCTTTG tgACTCTGTTTGAACTAACTGTTGTCAATAACTGGTACATTACCATG GAAGGAGTAACTTCTATGACAACCCACTGGAGCCGACTCTACTTCATGACCTTTTACATAGTTACCATG GTGGTGATGACAATCATTGTGGCGTTCATTCTGGATGCATTTGTGTTCCGCATGAACTACAGCCGCAAGAACCGGGAACCAGTGGAGAACCCAGAGG ATGAGAACGGAATAGTGTTTGAAGTAGAGGTGAGTCGTGATGAAGCTCTGGCCACTCTGGAGCTGTACAAACAGACTTGCCCAGGACTGTCCTCCCTCAGCTCGCTACAGGGAGTCCTACATACTATGGACCGGGGAGGg CACTCGTCTCTGGTGTACCTTGGTCGCAGGTCTAGGACAAAGAGTGACCTCAGCATGAAAATGTACGAGGAGGAGATACAG CACGAGTGGTATGCAGAGTATTCAAGGGAAAACTTACCTGAGCAAGACCAAAGTCTGGGGCGGGATCTGGACATTCCCGTCTGTGACCCGTCTTCCTTCCCAGAGCCTCAGCTCAACGCACAGACTGGACCACACAGCGTCAATTAA
- the tpcn1 gene encoding two pore channel protein 1 isoform X2, which produces MESDDDVPLILTWDEANSGLLNDETERVDENGGGGNYDIVNNAVISTPGPQNHRAQNVSLRQSWEMNYQEAAIYLQEGENNDKFFTHPRNSKALSAYLFAHNHLFYMMELVTGLLLMMLSLCEAPAVPSLRLDVYVHATLELLALVMVAFELCMKLRWLGFHTFIRHKRTMVKTCVLLLQFVEAIVVLIRQTSHVRVTRALRPIFLVDCRYCGAVRRNLRQIFQSLPPFIDILLLLLFFMVIFAILGFCIFSPNTSDPYFSTLENSLVSLFVLLTTANFPDVMMPSYSKNRWSCVFFIVYLSIELYFIMNLLLAVVFDTFNDVEKMKFKSLLLHKRSAIDHAFQLLVSRQRPMGVSLKQFDGLMRFYRPRMSARDRFLTYKALNTSGAPMLSLQDFYKFYEVTGLKWKARRSGEHWFDDLPHTTFLIFKGINLLVKSKAFQYTMYVVVAVNGVWILVETYTLNSGFSWSKIVPWSYIVFLTIYGVEVLLKIAGLGPMAYISSGWNLFDFSVTVFAFMGLIALAFDMEPFYFIVVLRPLQLLRLFKIKQRYRNVLDTMFELFPRMASLGLTLIIFYYSFAIVGMEFFADVIYPNCCNTSTVADSYRQINITYGNKTVLEEGYYYLNNFNNILSSFVTLFELTVVNNWYITMEGVTSMTTHWSRLYFMTFYIVTMVVMTIIVAFILDAFVFRMNYSRKNREPVENPEDENGIVFEVEVSRDEALATLELYKQTCPGLSSLSSLQGVLHTMDRGGHSSLVYLGRRSRTKSDLSMKMYEEEIQHEWYAEYSRENLPEQDQSLGRDLDIPVCDPSSFPEPQLNAQTGPHSVN; this is translated from the exons ATGGAGTCTGACGACGATGTGCCTCTCATCTTAACCTGGGATGAAGCAAACAGCGGTTTACTCAACGACGAGACTGAGAGAGTGGACGAAA atggaggaggaggcaaTTATGACATAGTGAACAACGCTGTGATCTCAACGCCTGGGCCACAAAACCACAGAGCCCAAAATGTGTCCTTACGGCAAAGCTGGGAGATGAACTACCAAGAGGCAGCCATCTACCTGCAG GAGGGAGAGAACAATGATAAGTTCTTCACCCATCCTCGAAACTCAAAGGCGCTGTCAGCGTACCTGTTTGCCCACAACCACCTGTTCTACATGATGGAGCTGGTGACAggcctgctgctgatgatgctgTCACTGTGTGAAGCTCCTGCTGTGCCCTCACTGCGCCTGGATGTCTAC GTCCATGCCACTCTGGAGCTGCTGGCTTTGGTTATGGTGGCATTTGAGCTATGCATGAAACTTCGCTGGTTAGGCTTCCACACCTTCATACGACACAAGAGGACCATGGTGAAG ACGTGTGTGTTGCTGCTACAGTTCGTGGAGGCCATAGTGGTTCTGATCAGACAGACGTCTCACGTGAGAGTGACCAGAGCTCTCAGACCAATTTTCCTGGTGGACTGTAGATACTGTGGTGCTGTGCGCAG AAACTTGCGTCAGATCTTCCAGTCCCTCCCACCTTTTATTGACATCCTCCTACTGCTGCTCTTCTTCATGGTTATATTTGCTATCTTGG GTTTCTGCATCTTCTCTCCAAACACTTCTGACCCG TACTTCAGCACCCTGGAGAACAGCCTCGTCAGTCTGTTTGTTCTGCTGACCACAGCAAA TTTCCCCGATGTGATGATGCCATCGTACTCCAAGAACCGCTGGTCCTGTGTTTTCTTCATTGTTTACCTCTCCATAGAGCTCTACTTCATCATGAACCTG CTTTTGGCAGTGGTGTTTGATACGTTCAATGACGTCGAGAAGATGAAGTTTAAGTCTCTTTTACTTCACAAACGCTCCGCGATCGACCATGCCTTTCAGCTGTTAGTTAGCCGGCAG AGGCCGATGGGCGTGTCGCTGAAACAGTTTGATGGTCTGATGCGATTTTACAGACCACGGATGTCTGCAAGAGACCGCTTCCTCACATATAAAGCTCTTAACACCTCAGGGGCTCCTATGCTCAG TCTACAGGACTTTTATAAGTTCTATGAGGTCACTGGCCTTAAATGGAAG GCACGACGCAGTGGAGAACATTGGTTCGATGACCTTCCACACACAACCTTCCTCATTTTCAAAG GCATCAACCTGCTTGTGAAGTCAAAGGCCTTCCAATATACCATGT ATGTGGTGGTGGCCGTCAATGGTGTGTGGATCCTTGTGGAGACGTACACACTGAATA GTGGATTTTCCTGGTCCAAAATTGTTCCCTGGAGTTACATTGTTTTTCTGACCA TTTATGGTGTAGAGGTGTTATTGAAAATAGCTGGTTTGGGGCCAATGGCTTATATCAGCTCTGGGTGGAATCT GTTTGACTTCTCAGTGACAGTGTTTGCCTTCATGGGCCTGATTGCTCTTGCCTTCGATATGGAGCCGTTTTACTTTATCGTAGTTCTCAGACCACTTCAGTTGCTCAG GTTGTTTAAGATAAAGCAGAGGTATCGTAATGTGTTGGATACCATGTTTGAGCTCTTCCCCAGGATGGCAAGTCTGGGTTTGACCTTAATCATCTTCTACTACTCCTTTGCAATTGTTGGGATGGAGTTCTTTGCAGATGTGATTTATCCCAACTGCTGCAA CACCAGCACAGTGGCAGACTCCTACAGACAGATCAACATCACCTACGGCAACAAAACAGTGTTGGAAGAAGGCTACTATTATCTCAATAACTTCAACAACATTCTCAGCAGCTTTG tgACTCTGTTTGAACTAACTGTTGTCAATAACTGGTACATTACCATG GAAGGAGTAACTTCTATGACAACCCACTGGAGCCGACTCTACTTCATGACCTTTTACATAGTTACCATG GTGGTGATGACAATCATTGTGGCGTTCATTCTGGATGCATTTGTGTTCCGCATGAACTACAGCCGCAAGAACCGGGAACCAGTGGAGAACCCAGAGG ATGAGAACGGAATAGTGTTTGAAGTAGAGGTGAGTCGTGATGAAGCTCTGGCCACTCTGGAGCTGTACAAACAGACTTGCCCAGGACTGTCCTCCCTCAGCTCGCTACAGGGAGTCCTACATACTATGGACCGGGGAGGg CACTCGTCTCTGGTGTACCTTGGTCGCAGGTCTAGGACAAAGAGTGACCTCAGCATGAAAATGTACGAGGAGGAGATACAG CACGAGTGGTATGCAGAGTATTCAAGGGAAAACTTACCTGAGCAAGACCAAAGTCTGGGGCGGGATCTGGACATTCCCGTCTGTGACCCGTCTTCCTTCCCAGAGCCTCAGCTCAACGCACAGACTGGACCACACAGCGTCAATTAA
- the LOC141769231 gene encoding acyl-CoA dehydrogenase family member 11, producing the protein MSVCSALLNRRVAGGCCRVLCGVPPPFVHIRSASVAESGTRRSDEEQLWQEAGYLPFSRAKIGSFFQQRPVLKNPFLEDALLRGYLRRHLPQEAAFSDLCAFGERVANEVDGWGRECEVTPPQLVHFDPWGRRVDHIVTSPAWKRMKNLSAQEGLVAIGYEKSFGEWSRVYQMSKLYIFSPSSGLYTCPLAMTDGAAKVIQSIGVSWPVDEAYSRLTTRQPERFWTSGQWMTERQGGSDVASGTETVAVPQIDGSYKLHGYKWFTSATDADMTFTLARVQDRTGATTPGSRGLSLFYAEVSRDEDGRLKGVEVQRLKDKLGTRQMPTAELLLDGLPAHRLSEEGRGVASIANMLTITRIHNSVCAAAAMRRVVQLARDYATRRTAFGKLLKDHPLHIQTLARMEVETRGAFLLVMDVCRLLGREESGMATQLDAHLLRLLTPVVKLYTGKQAVAVVSEGLESFGGQGYIEDTGLPGLLRDAQVLSIWEGTTNVLSLDVLRCVARSSGMVLHAYFTHAKSLLAGASSVSTLAPAVKAVDGALSELEDFVQVAATKAPGYLELAARDLAYSLARIYIGALLIDHACWKGASSSDTYAALRWCEHDLCPVATKQARGCYDLSTAPLDAALVYDQPIQG; encoded by the exons ATGTCGGTATGCTCAGCCCTACTGAACCGCCGTGTAGCTGGAGGCTGCTGCAGGGTGTTGTGTGGTGTTCCTCCACCGTTCGTCCACATCAGATCAGCCAGTGTAGCTGAGTCGGGCACAAGAAGATCTGATGAAGAACAACTCTGGCAGGAAGCGGGGTACCTGCCGTTCTCCAGAGCCAAGATAGGATCTTTCTTTCAGCAAAGGCCAGTGCTGAAGAATCCATTTCTAGAGGATGCCTTGCTCAGAGGATACCTGAGAAGACACCTGCCCCAGGAG GCAGCTTTCTCAGACTTGTGTGCATTTGGAGAGCGCGTGGCAAATGAGGTGGACGGATGGGGCCGTGAGTGTGAGGTTACTCCTCCACAGTTGGTGCACTTTGACCCCTGGGGTCGCAGAGTGGACCACATCGTGACCTCCCCGGCCTGGAAACGCATGAAAAACCTGTCGGCACAGGAAGGACTGGTTGCCATCGGATATGAGAAGTCATTTGGGGAGTGGAG tcGTGTGTACCAAATGAGCAAGTTGTACATCTTCTCTCCCTCGTCTGGTCTCTACACCTGTCCTCTGGCCATGACTGACGGAGCTGCTAAAGTCATCCAG TCCATAGGTGTTTCATGGCCAGTAGATGAAGCCTACAGTCGTTTGACCACCCGTCAGCCTGAGCGTTTCTGGACATCTGGACAGTGGATGACGGAAAGACAGGGAGGATCTGACGTGG CCAGTGGCACAGAGACGGTGGCTGTTCCCCAGATAGATGGTTCATACAAACTACACGGCTACAAGTGGTTCACCTCTGCTACGGACGCAGACATGACTTTCACACTGGCCAGGGTGCAGGACCGAACAGGAGCAACCACACCG GGCAGCAGGGGTTTGTCTTTGTTCTACGCAGAGGTGAGTAGAGATGAGGATGGCCGGCTGAAGGGTGTAGAGGTTCAGAGACTGAAGGACAAGCTGGGCACAAGACAGATGCCGACTGCTGAGTTACTGCTGGACGGCCTGCCGGCACACAGG CTCtcagaggaagggagaggagtGGCCTCCATAGCCAACATGCTGACCATAACCAGGATACACAACAGCGTCTGTGCAGCAGCTGCAATGAGAAG ggTGGTCCAGTTAGCCCGTGACTATGCCACTCGCCGCACTGCCTTCGGAAAGCTTCTTAAAGACCACCCGCTGCACATACAGACCCTCGCTAGGATGGAG GTGGAGACTCGTGGAGCGTTCCTTCTGGTGATGGATGTGTGTCGTCTGTTGGGCCGAGAGGAAAGCGGCATGGCGACCCAGCTTGATGCACACCTGCTGCGTCTGCTCACTCCTGTGGTCAAACTGTACACTGGGAAGCAG gCGGTGGCTGTGGTGTCGGAGGGTTTGGAAAGCTTTGGTGGACAGGGCTACATCGAGGATACAGGGTTGCCTGGACTACTTCGCGATGCACAG GTGTTGAGTATATGGGAAGGTACAACAAATGTTCTGTCTCTGGACGTGCTGCGCTGTGTGGCTCGTAGCTCAGGAATGGTTCTTCACGCTTATTTCACCCATGCCAAG tCCCTGCTTGCAGGTGCATCAAGTGTTTCCACATTGGCCCCGGCGGTGAAAGCAGTAGATGGTGCACTCTCTGAACTGGAGGACTTTGTTCAGGTAGCAGCTACGAAAGCACCTGGATACCTGGAACTAGCAGCCAGAGACTTGGCATACAGCCTGGCTCGCATCTACATAG GTGCCCTTCTCATTGACCATGCATGTTGGAAAGGAGCCTCTTCATCTGACACCTATGCAGCTctcag GTGGTGTGAACACGACTTGTGTCCTGTGGCGACTAAACAGGCGAGAGGCTGCTATGATCTCAGCACAGCACCACTCGATGCTGCACTGGTGTATGACCAGCCGATCCAAGGCTGA